One window from the genome of Paraconexibacter algicola encodes:
- a CDS encoding Rrf2 family transcriptional regulator has translation MTDFLDEKRQEIASRLKELAPLVEEYHKLEAALQALDGVRAAPAPAPSPARAPRARKAASGADSGTGRRGRPKGSGPRANEALTLVKEKPGITIPELADAMGIKQNYLYRVLPGLQKEGLVRKEGRGWHALEAA, from the coding sequence ATGACGGACTTTCTGGACGAGAAGCGTCAGGAGATCGCGAGCCGCCTGAAGGAGCTGGCGCCGCTCGTCGAGGAGTACCACAAGCTCGAGGCGGCGCTGCAGGCGCTCGACGGCGTCCGCGCCGCGCCCGCGCCCGCGCCCTCCCCCGCCCGTGCACCGCGGGCCCGCAAGGCCGCCTCGGGTGCGGACTCCGGCACGGGCCGTCGCGGCCGCCCCAAGGGCAGCGGCCCGCGGGCCAATGAGGCGCTCACGCTCGTGAAGGAGAAGCCCGGCATCACCATCCCCGAGCTCGCCGACGCGATGGGCATCAAGCAGAACTACCTCTACCGGGTGCTGCCCGGGCTGCAGAAGGAGGGCCTGGTGCGCAAGGAGGGTCGCGGCTGGCACGCCCTCGAGGCGGCCTGA
- a CDS encoding malate dehydrogenase → MSTPVNVVVTGAAGQIGYALLFRIASGAMLGPDTPVNLRLLEIPQAVKAAEGTAMELNDCAFPLLANIDIYDDATKAFDGANIGLLVGARPRGPGMERADLLEANGAIFKPQGEAINAGAADDIKVLVVGNPANTNALIAQANAPDVPKERFTAMTRLDHNRAIAQLAEKTGATVSDITNMAIWGNHSPTMFPDLYNAKVKGQNAFEAVGSDLDWYRETYQPTVGKRGAAIIDARGASSAASAASAAIDHIHDWVLGTPEGDWVSMAIPSDGSYGVAEGIISSFPVTCSGGEYSIVQGLEIPEFAQEKIDATVAELVGERDAVKGLGLVG, encoded by the coding sequence GTGAGCACCCCCGTCAACGTGGTCGTGACCGGCGCCGCCGGCCAGATCGGCTACGCCCTGCTCTTCCGCATCGCCTCCGGCGCGATGCTCGGCCCCGACACCCCCGTCAACCTGCGGCTGCTCGAGATCCCCCAGGCCGTCAAGGCCGCCGAGGGCACCGCCATGGAGCTGAACGACTGCGCGTTCCCGCTGCTGGCGAACATCGACATCTACGACGACGCCACCAAGGCGTTCGACGGGGCGAACATCGGCCTGCTCGTCGGTGCCCGCCCGCGTGGTCCGGGGATGGAGCGCGCCGACCTGCTCGAGGCCAACGGCGCGATCTTCAAGCCGCAGGGCGAGGCGATCAACGCCGGCGCCGCGGACGACATCAAGGTCCTCGTCGTCGGCAACCCGGCGAACACCAACGCGCTGATCGCGCAGGCCAATGCGCCCGACGTGCCCAAGGAGCGCTTCACCGCGATGACGCGCCTGGACCACAACCGCGCGATCGCCCAGCTGGCCGAGAAGACCGGCGCCACCGTGTCCGACATCACGAACATGGCGATCTGGGGCAACCACTCGCCGACGATGTTCCCCGACCTCTACAACGCGAAGGTCAAGGGCCAGAACGCGTTCGAGGCCGTCGGCTCGGACCTCGACTGGTACCGCGAGACCTACCAGCCGACCGTCGGCAAGCGCGGCGCGGCGATCATCGACGCGCGTGGCGCCTCCTCGGCGGCCTCCGCCGCCTCCGCGGCGATCGACCACATCCACGACTGGGTGCTCGGGACCCCCGAGGGTGACTGGGTCTCGATGGCGATCCCGTCCGACGGCAGCTACGGTGTCGCCGAGGGCATCATCAGCTCGTTCCCGGTGACCTGCTCGGGCGGCGAGTACTCGATCGTCCAGGGCCTCGAGATCCCCGAGTTCGCGCAGGAGAAGATCGACGCGACCGTCGCCGAGCTCGTCGGCGAGCGCGACGCGGTCAAGGGCCTCGGCCTCGTCGGCTGA
- a CDS encoding GntR family transcriptional regulator, with protein sequence MQLVLSDSGRPGEPTRDRVYATLRDAITTAQLDPGRRLSENELAGELGVSRTPIREALALLREERLVAIVPQLGTFVTRISRQAVEDAAFVREALECASVRLAARAATTDLLDELQANLAMQERVVDRADPVRFDALDGELHRLLALASGRPIAWTLAQRANGQLDRVRRLSLPAPGFLADMLAEHRAVVAAVAARDADAAESAMRHHLRQVTSQLGEIQAAHPEYFDEEPPA encoded by the coding sequence ATGCAGCTCGTCCTGTCCGACAGCGGCCGACCCGGAGAACCGACCCGGGACCGCGTGTACGCGACGCTGCGGGACGCGATCACCACCGCGCAGCTGGACCCCGGCCGGCGGCTGTCCGAGAACGAGCTCGCCGGGGAGCTCGGCGTCAGCCGCACCCCGATCCGGGAGGCGCTCGCGCTGCTGCGCGAGGAGCGGCTCGTCGCGATCGTGCCGCAGCTCGGCACCTTCGTCACGCGGATCAGCCGCCAGGCGGTCGAGGACGCGGCGTTCGTCCGCGAGGCGCTCGAGTGCGCGTCCGTGCGACTCGCCGCGCGCGCCGCCACCACCGACCTGCTCGACGAGCTGCAGGCCAACCTCGCGATGCAGGAGCGCGTCGTCGACCGGGCCGACCCGGTCCGCTTCGACGCGCTCGACGGGGAGCTGCACCGGCTGCTCGCGCTCGCCAGCGGGCGGCCGATCGCCTGGACGCTCGCCCAACGCGCCAACGGCCAGCTCGACCGCGTCCGGCGGCTGTCGCTCCCCGCTCCCGGCTTCCTCGCCGACATGCTCGCCGAGCACCGCGCCGTCGTCGCCGCGGTCGCCGCCCGGGACGCCGACGCGGCCGAGTCGGCGATGCGCCACCACCTCCGCCAGGTCACCTCGCAGCTCGGGGAGATCCAGGCCGCCCACCCCGAGTACTTCGACGAGGAGCCCCCCGCATGA
- a CDS encoding response regulator transcription factor, translated as MMLDGQSDLRVVAEASDGAEVPAAVDAHRPHVVLMDIRMPGVDGLAATEALRARRDPPQVIVLTTMNADEHVLRALRAGAGGFLLKDTPPARIVEAIRLVAAGEAMLSPAVTRQLITHVADPAVEDRRGRAREALQELTERELEVAVALGGGGSNAEIGAELHMSVATVKAHVSRLLTKLDLNNRVQVALLVHDAELL; from the coding sequence ATGATGCTCGACGGGCAGTCCGACCTGCGGGTCGTCGCCGAGGCGTCCGACGGCGCCGAGGTGCCGGCCGCCGTCGACGCGCACCGCCCGCACGTCGTGCTGATGGACATCCGCATGCCCGGGGTCGACGGGCTGGCCGCCACCGAGGCGCTGCGCGCACGCCGCGACCCGCCGCAGGTGATCGTCCTGACGACCATGAACGCCGACGAGCACGTGCTGCGTGCGCTGCGCGCGGGCGCGGGCGGGTTCCTGCTGAAGGACACGCCGCCCGCCCGGATCGTCGAGGCGATCCGGCTCGTGGCCGCCGGTGAGGCGATGCTGTCCCCGGCGGTCACCCGCCAGCTGATCACGCACGTCGCCGACCCGGCCGTCGAGGATCGTCGCGGCCGCGCGCGCGAGGCGCTGCAGGAGCTCACCGAACGCGAGCTGGAGGTCGCCGTCGCGCTCGGCGGTGGCGGCTCGAACGCCGAGATCGGCGCCGAGCTGCACATGAGCGTGGCCACGGTGAAGGCCCACGTCTCGCGCCTGCTGACGAAGCTCGACCTGAACAACCGCGTCCAGGTCGCGCTGCTCGTCCACGACGCGGAGCTGCTCTGA
- a CDS encoding class I adenylate-forming enzyme family protein, translated as MEERRAALTTFAELPAMRASQAPDAPAVWDDHVQLDNAGLHDRVERAAAALVRAGVGPGDTTAVILPNRHELIVALFASWRIGAAITPVNPVLTPTEMQYQVDDAGAKAIIGEGLQIEGQVLGLEALLQDVGDTALPAPPQDPSDLALLIYTSGTTGKPKGVMLDHSNLLSMCESAGTHLLITDADHSLLVLPLFHANGIVAGTLTPLLAGGRVTIVAKFSPSTFFDTVAAVRPTYFSAVPAIYAMLSALPDDQVADTSSLRLVICGAAPMPAELIHRVEERFDVVLVEGYGLSEGTCASVINPVEGKRKPGTVGIPMPGQQVEIMGEDGTILPHGERGEVVIKGPVVMRGYLNKPEETAKTIVDGWLHTGDVGIFDEDGYLKIVDRIKDMIIRGGENIYPKEIESVLYTDEGVLEAAVIGRPDDVLGEVVVAYVALRPDATTTVEDLHALCEEQLAKYKRPVLIELRDELPKNPVGKIDKPTLRKQSVA; from the coding sequence ATGGAAGAGCGCCGCGCCGCGCTGACGACCTTCGCCGAGCTGCCCGCGATGCGCGCCTCCCAGGCCCCCGACGCCCCGGCCGTCTGGGACGACCACGTGCAGCTCGACAACGCGGGGCTGCACGACCGCGTCGAGCGGGCCGCCGCGGCGCTCGTGCGCGCCGGGGTCGGGCCGGGGGACACCACGGCGGTGATCCTCCCCAACCGCCACGAGCTGATCGTCGCGCTGTTCGCGTCCTGGCGGATCGGGGCGGCGATCACGCCGGTCAACCCGGTGCTGACGCCGACCGAGATGCAGTACCAGGTCGACGACGCGGGGGCGAAGGCGATCATCGGCGAGGGCCTGCAGATCGAGGGCCAGGTGCTCGGCCTCGAGGCGCTGCTGCAGGACGTCGGGGACACCGCGCTGCCGGCGCCGCCGCAGGACCCCTCGGACCTCGCGCTGCTGATCTACACGAGCGGCACGACCGGAAAGCCCAAGGGCGTCATGCTCGACCACTCCAACCTGCTGAGCATGTGCGAGAGCGCCGGGACGCACCTGCTGATCACCGACGCCGACCACAGCCTGCTGGTGCTGCCGCTGTTCCACGCCAACGGCATCGTCGCGGGCACGCTCACGCCGCTGCTCGCGGGCGGCCGCGTCACGATCGTCGCGAAGTTCAGCCCGTCGACGTTCTTCGACACCGTCGCCGCCGTGCGCCCCACGTACTTCTCGGCGGTCCCCGCGATCTACGCGATGCTCTCCGCGCTCCCCGACGACCAGGTCGCCGACACGTCCTCGCTGCGGCTCGTCATCTGCGGTGCGGCGCCCATGCCCGCCGAGCTCATCCACCGCGTCGAGGAGCGGTTCGACGTCGTGCTCGTCGAGGGCTACGGCCTCTCGGAGGGCACCTGCGCCTCGGTGATCAACCCGGTGGAGGGGAAGCGCAAGCCCGGCACGGTCGGGATCCCGATGCCCGGCCAGCAGGTCGAGATCATGGGCGAGGACGGCACCATCCTGCCGCACGGCGAGCGCGGCGAGGTCGTCATCAAGGGCCCGGTCGTCATGCGCGGCTACCTCAACAAGCCCGAGGAGACCGCCAAGACGATCGTCGACGGCTGGCTGCACACCGGTGACGTCGGCATCTTCGACGAGGACGGGTACCTGAAGATCGTCGACCGGATCAAGGACATGATCATCCGCGGCGGGGAGAACATCTACCCGAAGGAGATCGAGTCGGTCCTCTACACCGACGAGGGCGTGCTCGAGGCGGCGGTGATCGGCCGGCCCGACGACGTGCTCGGCGAGGTCGTCGTCGCCTACGTCGCGCTGCGCCCCGACGCGACCACCACGGTCGAGGACCTGCACGCGCTCTGCGAGGAGCAGCTGGCGAAGTACAAGCGGCCGGTGCTCATCGAGCTGCGCGACGAGCTGCCGAAGAACCCCGTCGGCAAGATCGACAAGCCCACCCTGCGCAAGCAGTCGGTGGCCTGA
- a CDS encoding metallophosphoesterase family protein: MERGVSRRELLVAGAAGAGGLLLGARGAPPALGQLAALRGGLRSELVTVTPTGFSCWWATSEASDSRIVLRGPGLPAAGESRVLEQDARVHVASVEGLQPGREYRYELWSGGRRVPENDAHTGVVTTLRRPAGRVLATIAVLNDIHVGEGCSGTISGDFPPCFSEPGYAIRMTAAAVRAIRRLRPDLLVVNGDLTDRGRPDEVRRALAVLRRARVPLAVTRGNHDRRFGPCGEDGDCLRMQAFGDRPVGAHALSWSRDVGPALTVIGLDSCDPDSGRGRLDLGDQLSFLDRELTRAAGQGRRALVLFHHPIVAGSRFSALPPFGSGVDPDRGGRDALGVLARHPHVALVLHGHTHRNLVAYDERIGERLPFVENGAGKEYPAGFALLRFHEDGVTREFHRMDEPFVREWVATSARQVYGRQAEYTRGPRSSRGFTHLYGRRGFQPAPSLPLSAPDLPFVGS, from the coding sequence ATGGAACGCGGCGTGTCCCGTCGGGAGCTGCTGGTCGCCGGTGCCGCCGGGGCGGGCGGCCTGCTGCTCGGGGCGCGCGGCGCGCCGCCCGCGCTCGGGCAGCTCGCAGCGCTACGCGGCGGGCTGCGCTCGGAGCTCGTGACCGTGACGCCGACAGGCTTCTCGTGCTGGTGGGCGACGTCGGAGGCGTCCGACAGCCGGATCGTGCTGCGGGGCCCGGGCCTGCCCGCCGCCGGGGAGTCGCGGGTGCTGGAGCAAGACGCCCGGGTGCACGTCGCGTCCGTGGAGGGTCTGCAGCCGGGCCGCGAGTACCGCTACGAGCTGTGGTCCGGCGGCCGCCGGGTGCCCGAGAACGACGCGCACACCGGGGTCGTGACGACGCTGCGCCGGCCCGCCGGGCGCGTGCTGGCGACGATCGCCGTGCTGAACGACATCCACGTCGGCGAGGGCTGCTCGGGGACGATCAGCGGCGACTTCCCGCCGTGCTTCTCCGAGCCCGGCTACGCGATCCGCATGACCGCTGCGGCCGTGCGGGCGATCCGGCGGCTGCGCCCCGACCTGCTCGTCGTCAACGGCGACCTCACCGACCGCGGCCGCCCCGACGAGGTGCGCCGCGCCCTGGCGGTGCTGCGCCGGGCGCGCGTACCGCTGGCGGTGACGCGCGGAAACCACGACCGCCGCTTCGGTCCCTGCGGGGAGGACGGGGACTGCCTGCGGATGCAGGCGTTCGGCGACCGACCCGTCGGCGCGCACGCCCTGTCGTGGTCGCGCGACGTCGGCCCGGCGCTGACGGTGATCGGCCTGGACTCCTGCGACCCGGACAGCGGCCGCGGGCGGCTGGACCTCGGGGACCAGCTGTCGTTCCTGGACCGCGAGCTGACCCGGGCCGCCGGACAGGGCCGCCGGGCGCTCGTGCTCTTCCACCACCCGATCGTCGCCGGGTCGCGCTTCAGCGCGCTGCCGCCCTTCGGCTCCGGGGTCGACCCCGACCGCGGCGGCCGTGACGCGCTGGGGGTGCTCGCCCGGCATCCGCACGTCGCGCTGGTGCTCCACGGGCACACGCACCGCAACCTCGTCGCCTACGACGAGCGGATCGGGGAGCGGCTGCCGTTCGTGGAGAACGGGGCGGGCAAGGAGTACCCGGCCGGGTTCGCGCTGCTGCGCTTCCACGAGGACGGTGTCACGCGCGAGTTCCACCGCATGGACGAGCCGTTCGTGCGCGAGTGGGTGGCGACCAGCGCCCGGCAGGTCTACGGGCGCCAGGCGGAGTACACGCGCGGCCCACGGTCCAGCCGCGGCTTCACGCACCTGTACGGGCGGCGGGGGTTCCAGCCCGCGCCGTCGCTGCCGCTGAGCGCGCCGGACCTGCCGTTCGTCGGCAGCTGA
- a CDS encoding M14 family zinc carboxypeptidase, which produces MRYPRRAALNALALASFGVLGASAPAGAAETIEAYEATVERSTVSLLADVGVDIGHTGFDQRKLAPQRIVVDLLPSQAAAVERAGLDLTEVTAATVAPRDAMERAARRSRSARAIVKPETGGDSPNAFYDVYRTYSEAGGIADELRALAAEHRDMAKLVQIGVSQRGKPILALKVTKDARNVRDGERPAVLYSGVNHAREWIAAETARRMPRWFLEHADSGTTKDLLERAELWFLPIMNPDGYDYTFTCGVGPANTACGSQLNPATGTYQYVDANGVVQTSNNRLWRKTLRDNDDDGIFGGAQDGVDPNRNFPTAWDMDQEGASNATSSAVYRGPFPLSEAENVAYDRLLRKIGPEAVINYHSAAQLLLYPFGYITDASTDDNPWFVALTGTDGDAAVDPYISQRSSDLYVTNGETTDHAYNKYRAMAWTPELDECDTAGGGTFCAGSGFTFPDDEGKVEAVFEKNLDFARNVAQTVTDRDRPDRPVNANQDQSSYQVKGAPDIEADSFPVSFGSVQPLEANVRRILGPVDATVSVATGPGGASRTLTLRMSEVRGGERFGDLRGTYYRRMRVVPPATFVQPGTTATPRPLATGDVVTVSIRAGGQRQDFRYRVASTAPATDKRVLVVAAEDYTGVSPNRTPYASAPRYADAYVDAVPAAGYRTEVYDLDAPPAGPGGAAGTKYLSRLGVLSHFDAVVYETGDDLVPQDTTETVTDTTFRRLNSATSITGSTHVARYGPRNWQALRDYLNDGGKLVYAGRNLWFPQTATSTSLTTYSGYTWWQEPAYGFTYPPGQAGDDDRPGTAYFRELDISNDFGQYFLGVAARAGGPGTTTFASTPAVPFGTGGIFAGIDPVVLDTTTGAGGAPDPTQDETGAATPRAKAPMRLRSLSSVTGQRPIRQERVELDYQGQTTANGGAAISTPDSVTFGFGFEQTDAATRATLMQRTLAYLLPATPDTTGPTATFLRPAAGAQVTPRDPVEIEVDAADERGDLREVRLQVGGRLVATKVSFPHQLRWTPAASDVGSTVTLTAEAEDDAGNVTTITRDVTVLAAPAEIESPIPTGRPVLTGSPVVGETVTCQVPTFDPSPTETRFAWTRDGVVVPGQGAGTYAVTGADLGAQLRCVVTGVNAAGDGDATSEARTVSAASAGPAGPAGAPGPAGPVGPVGAPGPVGAPGPAGPAGPKGEKGDAAIVRVTCSLTSSRRSIRCTVSPIGRPAGRVRVSARLQFSRRKVSATGSGRVAVTVRSTRRLSSRTKAVVAVGIGTAKTTLTVPVGATRTR; this is translated from the coding sequence ATGAGGTATCCGCGAAGGGCGGCGCTGAACGCGCTCGCCCTGGCGTCCTTCGGCGTGCTCGGGGCATCGGCCCCGGCCGGCGCCGCCGAGACGATCGAGGCCTACGAGGCCACCGTCGAGCGCTCGACCGTCAGCCTGCTGGCCGACGTCGGCGTCGACATCGGCCACACCGGCTTCGACCAGCGCAAGCTCGCCCCGCAGCGCATCGTCGTCGACCTGCTGCCCAGTCAGGCGGCGGCCGTCGAGCGGGCCGGGCTGGACCTCACCGAGGTCACCGCCGCGACCGTCGCGCCGCGCGACGCGATGGAGCGGGCCGCCCGCCGGTCGCGCTCCGCCCGCGCGATCGTCAAGCCGGAGACCGGCGGCGACTCCCCGAACGCCTTCTACGACGTCTACCGCACCTACTCGGAGGCGGGTGGCATCGCCGACGAGCTGCGCGCGCTCGCCGCCGAGCACCGCGACATGGCCAAGCTCGTGCAGATCGGCGTCTCGCAGCGCGGCAAGCCGATCCTCGCGCTGAAGGTCACCAAGGACGCCCGCAACGTCCGCGACGGCGAGCGGCCCGCCGTCCTCTACTCGGGCGTCAACCACGCCCGCGAGTGGATCGCCGCGGAGACCGCCCGCCGCATGCCCCGCTGGTTCCTCGAGCACGCCGACAGCGGCACCACCAAGGACCTGCTCGAGCGCGCCGAGCTGTGGTTCCTGCCGATCATGAACCCCGACGGCTACGACTACACGTTCACCTGCGGCGTCGGGCCCGCCAACACCGCCTGCGGCTCGCAGCTGAACCCCGCCACCGGCACCTACCAGTACGTCGACGCCAACGGCGTCGTGCAGACGAGCAACAACCGTCTCTGGCGCAAGACGCTGCGCGACAACGACGACGACGGGATCTTCGGCGGCGCGCAGGACGGCGTCGACCCCAACCGCAACTTCCCGACCGCCTGGGACATGGACCAGGAGGGCGCGTCCAACGCGACGAGCTCCGCGGTCTACCGCGGGCCGTTCCCGCTGTCGGAGGCCGAGAACGTCGCCTACGACCGGCTGCTGCGCAAGATCGGTCCCGAGGCGGTCATCAACTACCACTCCGCCGCGCAGCTGCTGCTCTACCCGTTCGGCTACATCACCGACGCCTCCACCGACGACAACCCCTGGTTCGTCGCGCTCACCGGCACCGACGGCGACGCGGCCGTCGACCCGTACATCTCGCAGCGGTCCTCCGACCTCTACGTGACCAACGGCGAGACCACCGACCACGCGTACAACAAGTACCGCGCGATGGCCTGGACGCCCGAGCTCGACGAGTGCGACACCGCGGGCGGCGGCACCTTCTGCGCCGGCTCCGGCTTCACCTTCCCCGACGACGAGGGCAAGGTCGAGGCGGTCTTCGAGAAGAACCTCGACTTCGCGCGCAACGTCGCCCAGACGGTCACCGACCGGGACCGCCCCGACCGGCCCGTCAACGCCAACCAGGACCAGTCCTCCTACCAGGTCAAGGGCGCCCCGGACATCGAGGCCGACAGCTTCCCGGTGTCGTTCGGCAGCGTCCAGCCGCTGGAGGCCAACGTCCGCCGCATCCTCGGCCCGGTCGACGCGACCGTCTCCGTCGCGACCGGTCCCGGCGGGGCGTCCCGCACGCTCACGCTCCGCATGAGCGAGGTCCGTGGCGGTGAGCGCTTCGGCGACCTGCGCGGCACGTACTACCGCCGGATGCGCGTCGTGCCGCCCGCGACGTTCGTGCAGCCCGGCACCACCGCGACCCCGCGGCCCCTGGCCACCGGGGACGTCGTCACCGTCAGCATCCGCGCGGGCGGCCAGCGGCAGGACTTCCGCTACCGCGTCGCCTCGACCGCCCCGGCCACCGACAAGCGCGTGCTCGTCGTCGCGGCCGAGGACTACACCGGCGTCTCGCCGAACCGCACGCCGTACGCGAGCGCTCCGCGGTACGCCGACGCGTACGTCGATGCGGTGCCCGCCGCCGGCTACCGCACCGAGGTCTACGACCTCGACGCCCCGCCCGCCGGCCCGGGCGGTGCCGCGGGCACGAAGTACCTGTCGCGGCTCGGCGTGCTCTCGCACTTCGACGCCGTCGTCTACGAGACCGGGGACGACCTCGTCCCGCAGGACACCACCGAGACGGTCACCGACACGACGTTCCGCCGGCTGAACTCGGCGACGTCGATCACCGGCTCCACGCACGTCGCCCGCTACGGGCCGCGGAACTGGCAGGCGCTGCGCGACTACCTCAACGACGGCGGCAAGCTCGTGTACGCCGGCCGCAACCTGTGGTTCCCGCAGACCGCGACCAGCACGTCGCTGACGACGTACTCCGGCTACACCTGGTGGCAGGAGCCCGCCTACGGGTTCACCTACCCGCCCGGGCAGGCCGGCGACGACGACCGACCCGGGACCGCGTACTTCCGCGAGCTCGACATCAGCAACGACTTCGGGCAGTACTTCCTGGGCGTCGCCGCCCGGGCGGGCGGCCCGGGGACGACGACGTTCGCCAGCACCCCCGCGGTCCCGTTCGGCACCGGCGGCATCTTCGCCGGCATCGACCCGGTCGTGCTCGACACGACCACCGGGGCGGGCGGCGCGCCCGACCCGACCCAGGACGAGACGGGCGCGGCGACGCCGCGGGCGAAGGCGCCGATGCGGCTGCGGTCGCTCTCGAGCGTCACCGGGCAGCGGCCGATCCGCCAGGAGCGCGTCGAGCTCGACTACCAGGGTCAGACGACGGCCAACGGCGGCGCGGCGATCTCGACCCCCGACAGCGTGACGTTCGGCTTCGGGTTCGAGCAGACCGACGCGGCCACGCGGGCGACGCTCATGCAGCGCACGCTCGCGTACCTGCTGCCGGCCACGCCCGACACGACGGGCCCGACCGCGACGTTCCTGCGGCCCGCCGCCGGGGCGCAGGTGACGCCGCGTGACCCGGTGGAGATCGAGGTCGACGCCGCCGACGAGCGGGGCGACCTGCGCGAGGTGCGGCTGCAGGTCGGCGGCCGGCTGGTCGCCACGAAGGTGTCGTTCCCGCACCAGCTGCGGTGGACCCCGGCCGCCTCCGACGTCGGCTCGACGGTGACGCTCACCGCCGAGGCGGAGGACGATGCGGGCAACGTCACCACGATCACGCGGGACGTGACGGTCCTCGCCGCCCCGGCGGAGATCGAGTCCCCGATCCCGACGGGCCGTCCGGTCCTCACCGGCAGCCCGGTCGTCGGGGAGACGGTCACCTGCCAGGTGCCGACGTTCGACCCGTCCCCGACCGAGACGCGGTTCGCCTGGACCCGTGACGGCGTCGTCGTGCCCGGTCAGGGCGCGGGCACCTACGCGGTCACCGGGGCGGACCTCGGCGCGCAGCTGCGCTGCGTGGTCACCGGCGTGAACGCCGCCGGCGACGGCGACGCCACGAGCGAGGCCCGCACCGTGTCGGCCGCGTCCGCGGGCCCGGCGGGCCCGGCGGGGGCGCCCGGCCCGGCCGGTCCGGTGGGCCCCGTCGGGGCGCCCGGTCCCGTCGGGGCGCCCGGTCCGGCAGGCCCGGCCGGCCCGAAGGGCGAGAAGGGCGACGCGGCGATCGTGCGCGTGACCTGCTCGCTGACGAGCTCGCGCCGGTCGATCCGCTGCACGGTCAGCCCGATCGGGCGGCCCGCCGGTCGCGTGCGCGTGTCCGCACGGCTGCAGTTCTCGCGCCGCAAGGTCAGCGCGACGGGCAGCGGGCGCGTGGCCGTGACGGTCCGCTCGACGCGGCGCCTGAGCTCGCGGACGAAGGCCGTCGTCGCGGTCGGGATCGGCACCGCGAAGACGACGCTCACCGTCCCGGTGGGCGCGACCCGCACCCGCTAG
- a CDS encoding type II toxin-antitoxin system PemK/MazF family toxin, whose translation MSEPAFRYDPDLDGDADPGEVVWTWVPYEEDASQGKDRPTVVIARDGDEVLLVPLSSRSHEDRPDRDDWIELGSGAWDRDGRRSHVDVSRVLRVRADAIRREGAVLEQDRFEAVVAAVRARGGG comes from the coding sequence ATGAGCGAGCCAGCGTTCCGCTACGACCCGGACCTCGACGGGGACGCCGACCCCGGCGAGGTCGTCTGGACCTGGGTGCCCTACGAGGAGGACGCCTCCCAGGGCAAGGACCGCCCGACGGTCGTCATCGCCCGCGACGGCGACGAGGTCCTGCTCGTGCCGCTGTCAAGCCGCAGCCACGAGGACCGGCCCGACCGCGACGACTGGATCGAGCTCGGCAGCGGGGCGTGGGACCGCGACGGCCGTCGCAGCCACGTCGACGTCTCGCGCGTCCTGCGCGTCCGTGCCGACGCGATCCGCCGCGAGGGCGCCGTGCTCGAGCAGGACCGCTTCGAGGCGGTCGTCGCCGCCGTGCGCGCCCGCGGCGGCGGCTGA
- a CDS encoding lactate/malate family dehydrogenase, which produces MRRKITVVGAGAVGSATALLLGRRPDADVVLVDADAARARARALDLTAAVALDAGAGRVSPGGWVDVAGSHVVVLALGGPDPLAALAEVGTELARRCPDAVVVVLTTPVDAATHAVLEATRFPRGQVLGLGTVVDTARLRSLLAREAGVSVADVQALVLGQHDGVLVPITSTATIAGRPAAEVLGTERLDAVVAGVADAADELRAGLGERAGLLAPAAAVVDVVAAIVDDTRRVLPCSALCQGELGITGSVLAVPVALGADGITAIVDVQMAEAERVALLAAADV; this is translated from the coding sequence ATGAGACGGAAGATCACCGTGGTGGGGGCCGGCGCGGTCGGCTCGGCGACCGCGCTGCTGCTCGGCCGCCGGCCCGACGCGGACGTCGTGCTCGTCGACGCCGACGCCGCTCGTGCCCGGGCGCGCGCGCTCGACCTCACCGCCGCGGTCGCGCTCGACGCGGGCGCCGGCCGGGTCTCCCCGGGCGGCTGGGTGGACGTCGCGGGCAGCCACGTCGTCGTCCTCGCCCTCGGCGGGCCGGACCCGCTCGCGGCGCTCGCCGAGGTCGGGACCGAGCTCGCCCGCCGCTGCCCGGACGCGGTCGTCGTCGTGCTCACCACCCCGGTGGACGCGGCCACGCACGCGGTGCTCGAGGCGACGCGCTTCCCGCGCGGTCAGGTGCTCGGCCTCGGGACCGTCGTCGACACCGCGCGGCTGCGGTCGCTGCTGGCCCGCGAGGCGGGCGTCAGCGTCGCCGACGTGCAGGCGCTCGTGCTCGGCCAGCACGACGGCGTGCTCGTCCCGATCACCTCGACCGCGACGATCGCCGGACGTCCCGCCGCCGAGGTGCTCGGCACCGAGCGGCTCGACGCGGTCGTCGCGGGCGTCGCCGACGCGGCGGACGAGCTGCGCGCCGGGCTGGGCGAGCGCGCCGGGCTGCTGGCGCCCGCCGCCGCGGTCGTCGACGTCGTCGCGGCGATCGTCGACGACACGCGCCGCGTGCTGCCGTGCTCGGCGCTCTGCCAGGGCGAGCTCGGGATCACCGGCAGCGTCCTCGCCGTCCCCGTGGCGCTCGGCGCCGACGGCATCACCGCGATCGTCGACGTGCAGATGGCCGAGGCCGAGCGCGTCGCGCTGCTCGCCGCGGCCGACGTCTGA